In Anaerolineales bacterium, the following proteins share a genomic window:
- the nrfD gene encoding polysulfide reductase NrfD, producing the protein MTNYGFLIDQSKCIGCHACSTACKSENQVPLGVYRTWVKYVETGAYPDVRRRFQVTRCNHCANPPCARICPVSAMYQRSDGIVEFDPSVCIGCKSCMQACPYDSIYLDPETNAAAKCHFCAHRLDVGLEPACVVVCPEHAILAGDLNDPASEISRKLSTAQVSVRKPEQGTGPKLFYINGNDWSLHPSAAQTHDSYMWADTVTEQNVAAYALPVVPRSHRSPTTTTITRRTPQTQGHPDRPIQIGGRVAEHMVQTAYNAQHKINWHWELPAYLVTKNIAGGLFMLLSLGSMFDLFSFDSATFLATGFTAMIFMLITVILLIKDLSQPKRFLNILLRPQWKSWVARGAFILVGFTAVAGLWWLIEGAAYLGWLSSDIASIIRPLISWLTFPLALFAVIYTAFLLGQAEGRDLWQNNLLPFQLFVQSMMAASGVFFVLNFFINFPADLTSLLTVLFPASVAVNLLLTFAGKLNSFPTDTALLASREMTHGRFRIHYWWGGIALGHILPLALILAFAPALPIAVIATLIGLFFYEYAFVMAPQYIPNS; encoded by the coding sequence ATGACCAACTACGGTTTCCTCATTGACCAATCCAAGTGCATCGGCTGTCATGCGTGTTCGACCGCGTGCAAGTCCGAGAACCAGGTTCCGCTGGGCGTGTATCGCACGTGGGTCAAGTATGTGGAGACGGGCGCGTATCCCGACGTGCGCCGACGCTTTCAGGTGACGCGCTGCAACCATTGCGCCAATCCGCCGTGCGCGCGCATCTGTCCCGTCAGCGCGATGTATCAACGCAGTGATGGAATCGTTGAATTCGATCCGAGCGTTTGCATCGGCTGCAAATCCTGTATGCAAGCCTGCCCGTATGATTCGATTTATCTCGACCCCGAAACGAACGCCGCCGCGAAATGTCATTTCTGCGCGCATCGTTTGGATGTGGGACTCGAACCCGCCTGCGTCGTCGTCTGCCCCGAACATGCGATTCTCGCTGGGGATTTGAACGACCCCGCTTCGGAAATCAGCCGAAAGTTGTCTACTGCGCAAGTGAGCGTTCGCAAGCCCGAGCAAGGGACGGGTCCCAAACTGTTCTACATCAACGGCAATGACTGGTCGCTTCATCCTTCGGCGGCTCAAACCCACGACTCGTACATGTGGGCAGATACAGTCACCGAACAAAACGTCGCCGCGTATGCGCTGCCCGTCGTCCCGCGTAGTCATCGCTCTCCAACGACGACTACGATCACACGCCGCACCCCGCAGACTCAGGGACATCCCGACCGCCCCATCCAGATCGGCGGGCGCGTGGCTGAACACATGGTTCAAACTGCGTACAACGCGCAGCACAAGATCAACTGGCATTGGGAACTCCCTGCCTATCTCGTCACCAAAAACATCGCGGGCGGATTATTCATGCTCTTGAGTCTCGGCTCGATGTTCGATCTCTTCTCATTCGATTCCGCAACTTTCCTTGCGACAGGTTTCACCGCGATGATCTTCATGCTCATCACGGTCATCCTGCTCATCAAGGATTTATCGCAACCCAAACGTTTCTTGAACATTTTGCTGCGCCCACAGTGGAAATCATGGGTGGCGCGCGGCGCGTTTATCCTGGTCGGATTCACTGCCGTCGCTGGCTTATGGTGGCTCATTGAAGGCGCGGCATACCTGGGATGGTTATCGAGCGATATTGCCTCTATCATCCGTCCATTGATTTCATGGCTCACATTCCCGCTCGCATTATTCGCCGTGATCTACACCGCCTTCCTGCTCGGTCAAGCCGAAGGGCGCGACCTGTGGCAGAACAATTTACTTCCGTTTCAACTCTTCGTTCAATCCATGATGGCGGCGAGCGGCGTTTTCTTCGTCTTGAACTTTTTTATCAACTTCCCCGCTGACCTGACCTCCCTGCTCACCGTTCTCTTCCCCGCCAGCGTCGCGGTCAATCTCCTTTTGACCTTCGCGGGCAAACTCAACTCCTTCCCGACCGACACCGCCCTGCTCGCCTCCCGTGAAATGACTCACGGCAGATTCCGAATCCATTACTGGTGGGGCGGCATCGCGCTGGGGCATATCCTCCCGCTGGCGCTAATACTCGCCTTCGCGCCTGCGCTTCCCATTGCTGTGATTGCCACCCTGATCGGCTTGTTCTTCTACGAATACGCCTTCGTGATGGCGCCGCAGTATATTCCGAATTCGTAA
- a CDS encoding biotin/lipoate A/B protein ligase family protein — protein MSKKIRLLYMEGVSPLRSQTVYHAVGYAMKEDTPNTIIMVSPNGPYVSIGYHQDAQKEVDLEYCAAHNLPVYRREVGGGAVFLDSGQLFTQWIFHKEDLPATLEERFKLYVDPLVATYQELGIPANYRPINDVHVNGKKIGGTGAAQMGIAEILVGSLMYTFDKKTMSQVLKVSSEKMRDKIFESLEAYMTTMTEQLGSTPDRAMVKDLYMKKVSEALGMEVYEGEWTDEEEAMAREIDARLMSDEWLYQKGQLKQQGVKIHQDVHIVEAAFKSQGGLIRVIARLREGRLDDITFSGDFTLLPVFALGALEQSLRGVAATPETLKSKIEEAYYRLNIQSPGVMPTDFTTAIMNAVAPPQAA, from the coding sequence ATGTCCAAAAAAATCCGTTTGCTCTACATGGAAGGCGTATCCCCGCTCCGTTCGCAGACCGTTTACCACGCGGTCGGATATGCGATGAAGGAAGACACGCCCAACACCATCATCATGGTCTCGCCGAACGGACCGTATGTGTCCATTGGCTATCATCAGGACGCTCAAAAGGAAGTGGATTTGGAATACTGCGCGGCGCACAACCTGCCCGTCTATCGGCGCGAAGTGGGCGGCGGCGCGGTGTTTTTGGACAGCGGTCAGTTGTTCACGCAGTGGATTTTTCACAAGGAAGACCTGCCCGCCACACTCGAAGAACGCTTCAAACTTTACGTTGACCCGCTGGTGGCGACCTATCAGGAGTTGGGCATCCCCGCCAACTATCGCCCGATCAATGACGTGCATGTCAATGGAAAGAAGATCGGCGGCACGGGCGCGGCGCAGATGGGCATCGCGGAGATTCTCGTCGGCAGTTTGATGTACACCTTCGACAAGAAGACCATGTCGCAGGTCTTGAAAGTCTCTTCCGAAAAAATGCGCGACAAGATTTTCGAATCGCTCGAAGCCTACATGACCACCATGACCGAACAACTCGGCTCCACGCCCGACCGCGCCATGGTCAAGGATTTGTATATGAAGAAAGTCTCCGAAGCGCTGGGCATGGAAGTGTACGAAGGCGAATGGACGGACGAAGAAGAAGCCATGGCGCGGGAGATTGACGCGCGTCTCATGTCCGATGAATGGCTGTACCAGAAGGGTCAGCTCAAACAACAGGGCGTGAAAATTCATCAGGACGTACACATCGTCGAAGCGGCGTTCAAATCTCAGGGCGGTCTGATCCGCGTCATCGCCCGCTTGCGTGAAGGACGGCTCGACGACATCACCTTCTCAGGCGACTTCACCCTGCTCCCCGTCTTCGCCCTGGGCGCGCTCGAACAATCCCTGCGCGGAGTCGCCGCCACGCCAGAGACTCTCAAATCGAAGATCGAAGAAGCGTACTACCGACTCAACATCCAATCCCCTGGCGTCATGCCGACCGATTTCACAACCGCCATCATGAACGCCGTCGCGCCGCCGCAAGCCGCATAG
- the gcvH gene encoding glycine cleavage system protein GcvH, protein MATVRGCNIPEDRFYWVEKHAWALPQDDGTVKIGITDVAQHLAKGIVNATPKDVGRTVQKGKSAGTLESGKWVGPVTSPVTGEIVEVNETMKAKPSLINSDPYGEGWFVKVKPTDWAGESAALLTGEAAVAAYQKFMEEQNLNFE, encoded by the coding sequence ATGGCAACAGTTCGTGGATGCAACATCCCTGAAGACCGCTTCTATTGGGTGGAGAAACACGCCTGGGCATTGCCGCAGGATGACGGCACGGTGAAAATTGGAATCACCGATGTGGCGCAGCATTTGGCGAAGGGCATTGTCAACGCCACGCCGAAGGATGTGGGACGTACGGTGCAAAAAGGAAAAAGCGCTGGGACGTTGGAAAGTGGAAAGTGGGTGGGACCTGTGACATCACCTGTCACGGGCGAGATCGTCGAAGTGAACGAGACGATGAAAGCCAAGCCGTCGCTGATCAATTCCGATCCGTACGGCGAAGGCTGGTTTGTCAAAGTTAAGCCGACTGATTGGGCTGGCGAAAGCGCTGCCCTGCTCACAGGTGAAGCGGCAGTCGCGGCGTATCAGAAGTTTATGGAAGAACAGAACTTAAATTTTGAATAA
- a CDS encoding (Fe-S)-binding protein, with protein MLTPVEKIIFIVLALTSAGLTFHGFNVVIASIRKGRPAPELKNVPASLVKAAITVLFQRTIFKARKGLSAIHMGLFFGLITYAFVNLFDALEGLVPGFDLVYGGKHLPNAPTGLINAFNLIADVMSVFLLIAITVFFVRRFIVKDKALDYRENILLNPKVKAGGQARDSLIVDVFVVMHVIAHVLSQSFRLTEGADPFMPFASFLNSIFGASETGVHVAWWVSLGWVMFIIPYLSRSKHTHFFMSPVNLGLSKQNPRGQLDPAIPLKMIEGQKYDPGAKVIYDLAWTRVMDAYACVQCNRCQDVCPANFYQRPLSPSALEVNKRYLLKEATFGSHPDRLLIPLTESVISPEAVWSCTTCYACVRVCPVGNEPMADIVDIRRRMLIDGYELDSGVQNALQSLAANGNWMSKGKRLRGRWAKEMEFPVKNAIEEPVEHLWFVGDTASFDERVIPNTKMVARIFNQAGLDFGIMYQNESNAGNDVRRVGEEGLFEQLVEQNMEAFGKAQFKQIVTTDPHSFNTLKNEYPQFGGKFEVKHYTVTLLKLIEEGKLTIKNKLTNYKVTFHDPCYLGRYNGGFTAPRKLLELLGVEFVEMPRNCENSFCCGAGGGQIWMGKVAPGERPAENRIKEALTTFGESANTKTQLFIVTCPKDMIMYSDAVKTTGSEGRIEVRDIIQLVAEAVGVEESVVAESTPSPA; from the coding sequence TTGCTCACGCCAGTTGAAAAAATCATCTTCATCGTTCTCGCGTTGACTTCGGCGGGACTCACATTTCACGGATTCAACGTCGTCATCGCTTCGATTCGCAAGGGACGACCCGCGCCTGAATTGAAGAACGTCCCTGCGAGTCTGGTCAAGGCGGCGATTACCGTTCTGTTTCAGCGCACGATTTTCAAAGCGCGCAAAGGATTGAGCGCGATCCACATGGGATTGTTCTTCGGTCTCATCACCTACGCGTTCGTCAATCTCTTCGACGCGCTGGAAGGACTCGTCCCTGGCTTCGATCTGGTTTACGGCGGCAAACATCTGCCCAACGCGCCGACGGGACTCATCAATGCCTTCAATCTCATCGCCGACGTGATGAGCGTATTCCTGCTCATCGCCATCACGGTCTTCTTTGTGCGCCGCTTCATCGTCAAAGACAAGGCGCTTGATTACCGCGAAAATATTTTGCTGAATCCAAAGGTCAAGGCGGGCGGGCAGGCGCGGGATTCGCTCATCGTGGACGTGTTCGTCGTCATGCACGTTATCGCGCACGTTCTCAGTCAATCGTTCCGTCTCACCGAAGGCGCCGATCCATTCATGCCGTTCGCAAGTTTTCTCAATTCCATTTTCGGAGCGTCTGAAACGGGCGTGCATGTTGCGTGGTGGGTCAGTCTCGGCTGGGTGATGTTCATCATCCCTTATCTTTCGCGCAGCAAGCACACGCACTTTTTCATGTCGCCTGTCAATCTCGGTTTGTCGAAACAGAATCCGCGCGGTCAACTCGACCCCGCGATTCCGTTGAAGATGATCGAAGGTCAAAAATATGATCCTGGTGCGAAGGTCATTTACGATCTCGCCTGGACGCGCGTGATGGACGCCTACGCCTGCGTGCAATGCAATCGCTGTCAGGATGTCTGCCCCGCGAACTTTTATCAGCGACCGCTCTCCCCTTCGGCGTTGGAAGTGAACAAGCGTTATCTTCTCAAGGAAGCGACCTTCGGTTCTCACCCCGACCGATTGCTGATTCCGCTTACGGAGAGCGTGATCTCCCCTGAGGCGGTTTGGTCTTGCACAACCTGTTACGCCTGCGTCCGCGTGTGTCCCGTCGGTAACGAACCGATGGCAGACATCGTGGACATCCGCCGCCGCATGTTGATTGACGGATATGAACTCGACAGCGGCGTGCAGAACGCGTTGCAGTCTCTCGCCGCCAACGGCAACTGGATGAGCAAAGGCAAACGTCTGCGCGGACGCTGGGCGAAGGAGATGGAATTCCCCGTCAAGAACGCGATCGAAGAACCCGTCGAGCATCTCTGGTTTGTGGGCGATACCGCGTCGTTCGACGAACGCGTCATCCCGAACACCAAAATGGTCGCGCGGATTTTCAATCAGGCTGGTCTCGATTTTGGGATCATGTACCAAAACGAATCCAACGCGGGCAACGACGTGCGTCGCGTGGGGGAGGAAGGTCTGTTCGAGCAACTCGTCGAGCAGAACATGGAAGCCTTCGGCAAGGCGCAGTTCAAACAGATCGTGACGACCGATCCGCACTCGTTCAACACGCTCAAGAACGAGTATCCGCAATTCGGCGGGAAGTTTGAAGTGAAGCATTACACCGTGACCCTGCTCAAGTTAATTGAAGAAGGCAAACTCACGATCAAGAACAAGTTGACGAATTACAAAGTCACCTTCCACGATCCGTGCTATCTCGGACGCTACAACGGCGGATTCACCGCGCCACGCAAATTGCTCGAACTGCTCGGCGTGGAATTCGTCGAAATGCCGCGCAATTGCGAGAACTCGTTCTGCTGCGGCGCGGGCGGCGGTCAGATCTGGATGGGCAAGGTCGCGCCTGGCGAACGTCCCGCCGAGAACCGAATCAAAGAAGCGTTGACGACCTTCGGCGAAAGCGCAAATACGAAGACTCAACTCTTCATCGTCACCTGCCCCAAGGACATGATCATGTACTCCGACGCGGTCAAGACCACAGGCAGCGAAGGCAGGATCGAAGTCCGCGACATCATTCAGTTGGTGGCGGAGGCGGTCGGTGTGGAAGAGTCAGTAGTGGCTGAATCCACCCCAAGTCCAGCATGA